From one Dryobates pubescens isolate bDryPub1 chromosome 2, bDryPub1.pri, whole genome shotgun sequence genomic stretch:
- the ARL4C gene encoding ADP-ribosylation factor-like protein 4C, with product MGNISSNISAFQSLHIVMLGLDSAGKTTVLYRLKFNEFVNTVPTIGFNTEKIRLSNGTAKGISCHFWDVGGQEKLRPLWKSYSRCTDGIIYVVDSVDVDRLEEAKTELHKVTKFAENQGTPLLVIANKQDLPKSLPVAEIEKQLALHELTPSTTYHIQPACAIIGEGLTEGMDKLYEMILKRRKSLKQKKKR from the coding sequence ATGGGGAACATCTCCTCCAACATCTCCGCCTTCCAGTCCTTGCACATCGTCATGCTGGGCCTGGACTCGGCGGGCAAGACCACGGTGCTTTACCGGTTGAAGTTCAACGAGTTCGTCAACACTGTGCCCACCATCGGGTTTAACACGGAGAAGATCCGTCTGAGCAACGGGACTGCCAAGGGAATCAGCTGCCACTTCTGGGATGTGGGTGGTCAGGAGAAGCTGCGCCCGCTCTGGAAGTCCTACAGCCGCTGCACCGACGGCATCATATATGTGGTGGACTCAGTGGATGTGGACCGGCTGGAGGAAGCCAAAACAGAGCTGCACAAGGTGACCAAGTTCGCCGAGAACCAGGGCACGCCGCTGCTGGTCATCGCGaacaagcaggacctgcccaagTCCCTGCCGGTGGCTGAGATTGAGAAGCAGCTGGCCCTCCATGAGCTGACCCCTTCCACCACCTACCACATCCAGCCCGCCTGCGCCATCATTGGTGAGGGGCTCACGGAGGGCATGGACAAGCTCTACGAGATGATCCTGAAGCGGAGGAAGTCCCTCAAGCAGAAGAAGAAGCGGTAG